One Ricinus communis isolate WT05 ecotype wild-type chromosome 1, ASM1957865v1, whole genome shotgun sequence DNA window includes the following coding sequences:
- the LOC8261169 gene encoding calcineurin B-like protein 4 isoform X2: MLVAFNCCFCIKRPKQIPGYEEPTVLAAETPFTVSEIEALYELYKKVSNSIFKDGLIHKEEFQLALFRNRNRRNLFADRIFDLFDIKHNGVIEFGEFIRSLGVFHPNAPVEDKIDFAFRLYDLRQTGYIEREELKEMVLALLHESDLLLSDDVVETIIDKI, from the exons ATGTTAGTTGCTTTCAATTGTTGCTTTTGCATAAAGAGGCCTAAACAAATACCAGGATACGAGGAACCCACTGTTCTTGCTGCTGAAACACCCT TTACTGTTAGTGAAATTGAGGCCTTATATGAGCTTTATAAGAAAGTAAGCAATTCAATATTCAAAGATGGGCTTATTCACAAG GAAGAATTTCAGCTGGCACTTTTCAGGAACAGAAATAGAAGGAATCTTTTTGCGGATAGG ATCTTTGATTTATTTGATATCAAGCACAATGGAGTAATTGAATTTGGAGAATTCATTCGATCATTGGGCGTCTTTCATCCCAATGCACCTGTAGAAGACAAGATTGACT TTGCTTTCCGACTATATGATCTCAGGCAAACTGGTTATATCGAACGAGAAGAG TTGAAGGAGATGGTGTTGGCTCTTCTGCATGAGTCAGATCTCTTACTGTCggatgatgttgttgaaaCAATCATAGATAAG ATATAA
- the LOC8261169 gene encoding calcineurin B-like protein 7 isoform X1, producing the protein MLVAFNCCFCIKRPKQIPGYEEPTVLAAETPFTVSEIEALYELYKKVSNSIFKDGLIHKEEFQLALFRNRNRRNLFADRIFDLFDIKHNGVIEFGEFIRSLGVFHPNAPVEDKIDFAFRLYDLRQTGYIEREELKEMVLALLHESDLLLSDDVVETIIDKTWNDADIKGDGKIDREEWKEFVSKNPSLLRNMTLPYLKDITMAFPSFVLRSEVEDSEI; encoded by the exons ATGTTAGTTGCTTTCAATTGTTGCTTTTGCATAAAGAGGCCTAAACAAATACCAGGATACGAGGAACCCACTGTTCTTGCTGCTGAAACACCCT TTACTGTTAGTGAAATTGAGGCCTTATATGAGCTTTATAAGAAAGTAAGCAATTCAATATTCAAAGATGGGCTTATTCACAAG GAAGAATTTCAGCTGGCACTTTTCAGGAACAGAAATAGAAGGAATCTTTTTGCGGATAGG ATCTTTGATTTATTTGATATCAAGCACAATGGAGTAATTGAATTTGGAGAATTCATTCGATCATTGGGCGTCTTTCATCCCAATGCACCTGTAGAAGACAAGATTGACT TTGCTTTCCGACTATATGATCTCAGGCAAACTGGTTATATCGAACGAGAAGAG TTGAAGGAGATGGTGTTGGCTCTTCTGCATGAGTCAGATCTCTTACTGTCggatgatgttgttgaaaCAATCATAGATAAG ACTTGGAATGATGCAGATATAAAAGGCGATGGGAAAATTGATCGAGAAGAATGGAAGGAATTTGTGTCAAAGAATCCATCTCTCTTGAGGAACATGACACTTCCTTATTTAAA GGATATAACAATGGCATTTCCTAGTTTTGTGCTAAGATCGGAAGTCGAAGATTCTGAAATCTAG